The Paenibacillus polymyxa M1 DNA segment AACAGGAAGAGGCAGCTCAAATAATTGCTAAGTTTAAAGCACAGTCGAAAGAAATGTTTGATAAGTTTCAATTAGCAGATGGGGAGACAGCGACAATTTTCTACCAGTTGGGTAAAACACTTTATGTTATGGGCAATCGTAGCCTGGGTGCTATTATTTATGGGGAGAACGGTTTTGCCGTCCCACCAGCTGTACAGAAGAATATTCTTGATAAAAAAGGCGTGTCTTTCGTTAATATTTCAGAAGAAGTGCTTTCAGAATTTGCTGGTGATCATTTGTTTGTAGTTGTACAAGATGATGGTGAAAGTAAAACAGAAGCTGACCGACTGCTACAAAGACCGATATGGGCAACTTTGCCTGCAGTTCAAAAGGGAAATGTTCATGTTGTTCCCAGTGAATGGAATACAGATAATTTGTTAGCTTTGGAGCAATTGTTTAAACAGATGCCACAATGGATGGACCAACAGTAAGAACTTATTTTGGCACATTCAGTTCTTTATATCGCTAGTTTTCTAAAATAGCACATACTCCAACTATTAAAAGCTGAACTATAGTTATAGTTGAAAGCAGGTCATTATATGTTACAATGACGATAATGATTCTCATTTTCAATTGTTGGAGAGTTGCTTATGAATCTAGCACCCCTGTATATTAGGCTGCAACACTATGATAGGTTTCAAGTTGACCAGATAATTCCAGCGAACGGCCACAATGAGGGGATGAATGACAATGAAACAAAATTATGCACATTATTGATAGCACTCAGTCACGGCATACGGCTGTATGTAGACAATATTGCAATCGATCTGCGACAAGGAAGCTGCATTCTGGTTTTGCCTGTACAACGCTACACTATGGAATCAAGTAACAAAGAGGCACAGCTTGCACGCTTTACCTTTGAAACCTTTAAAGTAGAAGGAATGACTTTGAATCCGGTTGCTCATCCACCTTTGCTTTGTGGTTACCCCTATAATCTGTTGATTTCTCAAGTCAATCGAGTATTAGGAAATGAAGCATGGACAAGTAACCAATGTTGTTCCTATCTATCCACATCAGAAATGGCTATGATGCAAGGTAGACTTCAGCTCATTCTGGGGTTGATGGCTCAGTTCGATGAGCAAGTTTCCCAGTTGCAGAACAATGAAAAGATAAACTTGGTTCAACAAACCGTACAGTATATGGAACAGCATTATGATGAGGACTTAACAGTTGAAAAACTTGCTAACATGGCTGGAATGGTCAGGTGGCAATATAGTCAAAAGTTTAAAATAATGACCGGCAAAAAGCCAAATGATTATTTGGTCCAATTACGTATAAACCACGCAAAAAGACTTCTGTGTAATTCCACCGAGACATTGGGCAAAATATCTCGAAAAATTGGGTTTAAGGATGAATACTATTTCAGCCGGTGCTTTCATAAATTAACTGGACACACCCCGCGTGAGTATGAGAATATTCATCTTCGTACCGGGCAAAAAACAGTTATCGATTCATTTGGCAGAAAGATTCATATTCCCAAAGATACAACACGTATCGTGACTGATGGCAAATTTACGCTTGGAGAATTACTTGTTTTAGCCATGCCCCCTATAGGAGCGGCCATCTCTATCATGAAAGATAACGTGATTTATCACAATAAGTTGCGAAATATTCATAATATCGGGCATTGGGCAGATCCAGATAAAATTGCACAACTGCAGCCGGAGTTATTATTGCTTAGCTATGTTCA contains these protein-coding regions:
- a CDS encoding AraC family transcriptional regulator, with amino-acid sequence MNLAPLYIRLQHYDRFQVDQIIPANGHNEGMNDNETKLCTLLIALSHGIRLYVDNIAIDLRQGSCILVLPVQRYTMESSNKEAQLARFTFETFKVEGMTLNPVAHPPLLCGYPYNLLISQVNRVLGNEAWTSNQCCSYLSTSEMAMMQGRLQLILGLMAQFDEQVSQLQNNEKINLVQQTVQYMEQHYDEDLTVEKLANMAGMVRWQYSQKFKIMTGKKPNDYLVQLRINHAKRLLCNSTETLGKISRKIGFKDEYYFSRCFHKLTGHTPREYENIHLRTGQKTVIDSFGRKIHIPKDTTRIVTDGKFTLGELLVLAMPPIGAAISIMKDNVIYHNKLRNIHNIGHWADPDKIAQLQPELLLLSYVHPEQDLQKLDAIAPTVILNSKFRLFERLRYIAKLVERSKAAEKWITRYENKVRWVRRQLADAYVAGETATVYLKFGAKLYIMGQSGLAATLYESLGFRPSANVMHLIEQGQAWIEIQQHQMNHYAGDRNFVLASRQELQTVAHCPHIAALADLSSSKTHFVDSIWNYDDPITRGQLLEVLPYIFNKKIK